One genomic region from Rosa rugosa chromosome 1, drRosRugo1.1, whole genome shotgun sequence encodes:
- the LOC133726355 gene encoding DEAD-box ATP-dependent RNA helicase 10-like isoform X1 has product MAAEEENTTSFKSLGLCDQLVKAVAEQQWKSPTPIQAEVIPHALEGKDLIALSQTGSGKTGAFALPILQALFDSPQPFFALVLSPTRELALQIDQQFQALGPGIGAKSVALVGGESEVQQSTVLAKQPHIIVATPGRLLHHLTKTRGFSLGTIKYLVLDEADRLLGEEFEKTTNEILKVIPHGGERRTYLFSATMTNKVKKVARAGLRNPVKIEVASKYSTVETLQQQMMSTPVQYKGCYLVCLLKKWQRTDQKKKKCQRRAMVFAEKCAETPFLACMLQNLGIKAIPLHGKMSQSERVGALNVFKAGQNNVLVCTNLPSRGLDIPSVDMVINYNMPENPKVRLAT; this is encoded by the exons ATGGCCGCCGAGGAAGAAAATACGACGTCGTTCAAGAGTTTGGGGCTGTGTGATCAATTGGTGAAGGCTGTTGCTGAACAGCAATGGAAATCCCCTACCCCTATTCAAGCCGAAGTGATTCCTCATGCCCTCGAAG GAAAAGATTTGATAGCACTTTCCCAAACGGGTTCGGGTAAAACCGGAGCCTTTGCCCTTCCAATATTGCAAGCTCTATTCGATTCTCCCCAACCCTTTTTTGCTCTGGTTCTGTCCCCGACAAG GGAGCTTGCACTTCAGATTGATCAGCAGTTCCAAGCTCTTGGGCCTGGAATTGGCGCCAAGTCTGTAGCG CTTGTTGGAGGAGAGAGTGAGGTGCAACAATCTACTGTTCTTGCAAAGCAGCCGCATATTATT GTTGCAACACCTGGACGCCTTCTTCATCATCTAACCAAGACAAGGGGATTCTCTCTAGGCACAATTAAATATTTG GTTTTAGATGAGGCAGACAGGTTGCTTGGTGAGGAGTTTGAGAAAACAACAAATGAAATTCTAAAGGTCATTCCTCATGGTGGTGAACGGAGAACATATTTATTTTCCGCTACTATGACCAACAAG GTCAAGAAGGTGGCAAGGGCTGGTCTAAGGAACCCTGTGAAG ATTGAAGTAGCATCTAAGTATTCTACTGTTGAAACCCTACAGCAGCAAATGATGAGTACACCAGTGCAGTACAAG GGATGTTATCTCGTATGTCTTCTTAAGAAGTGGCAACGCActgaccaaaaaaagaagaagtgccAACGCAGAGCAATGGTGTTTGCTGAAAAATGCGCAGAAACACCCTTTTTGGCTTGTATGCTTCAAAATCTTGGAATCAAGGCCATCCCCCTTCATGGTAAAATGAGCCAG TCGGAAAGAGTTGGAGCCTTAAATGTGTTCAAAGCTGGACAGAATAACGTACTTGTTTGCACTAATTTGCCAAGTAGAGGATTGGATATCCCATCAGTGGATATGGTTATCAATTATAATATGCCCGAGAATCCTAAGGTTAGGCTTGCTACCTAG
- the LOC133726355 gene encoding DEAD-box ATP-dependent RNA helicase 10-like isoform X2 — translation MAAEEENTTSFKSLGLCDQLVKAVAEQQWKSPTPIQAEVIPHALEGKDLIALSQTGSGKTGAFALPILQALFDSPQPFFALVLSPTRELALQIDQQFQALGPGIGAKSVALVGGESEVQQSTVLAKQPHIIVATPGRLLHHLTKTRGFSLGTIKYLVLDEADRLLGEEFEKTTNEILKVIPHGGERRTYLFSATMTNKVKKVARAGLRNPVKIEVASKYSTVETLQQQMMSTPVQYKGCYLVCLLKKWQRTDQKKKKCQRRAMVFAEKCAETPFLACMLQNLGIKAIPLHGKMSQVFWSSSNLVI, via the exons ATGGCCGCCGAGGAAGAAAATACGACGTCGTTCAAGAGTTTGGGGCTGTGTGATCAATTGGTGAAGGCTGTTGCTGAACAGCAATGGAAATCCCCTACCCCTATTCAAGCCGAAGTGATTCCTCATGCCCTCGAAG GAAAAGATTTGATAGCACTTTCCCAAACGGGTTCGGGTAAAACCGGAGCCTTTGCCCTTCCAATATTGCAAGCTCTATTCGATTCTCCCCAACCCTTTTTTGCTCTGGTTCTGTCCCCGACAAG GGAGCTTGCACTTCAGATTGATCAGCAGTTCCAAGCTCTTGGGCCTGGAATTGGCGCCAAGTCTGTAGCG CTTGTTGGAGGAGAGAGTGAGGTGCAACAATCTACTGTTCTTGCAAAGCAGCCGCATATTATT GTTGCAACACCTGGACGCCTTCTTCATCATCTAACCAAGACAAGGGGATTCTCTCTAGGCACAATTAAATATTTG GTTTTAGATGAGGCAGACAGGTTGCTTGGTGAGGAGTTTGAGAAAACAACAAATGAAATTCTAAAGGTCATTCCTCATGGTGGTGAACGGAGAACATATTTATTTTCCGCTACTATGACCAACAAG GTCAAGAAGGTGGCAAGGGCTGGTCTAAGGAACCCTGTGAAG ATTGAAGTAGCATCTAAGTATTCTACTGTTGAAACCCTACAGCAGCAAATGATGAGTACACCAGTGCAGTACAAG GGATGTTATCTCGTATGTCTTCTTAAGAAGTGGCAACGCActgaccaaaaaaagaagaagtgccAACGCAGAGCAATGGTGTTTGCTGAAAAATGCGCAGAAACACCCTTTTTGGCTTGTATGCTTCAAAATCTTGGAATCAAGGCCATCCCCCTTCATGGTAAAATGAGCCAG GTATTCTGGAGCTCATCTAACCTTGTTATATAA
- the LOC133726356 gene encoding uncharacterized protein LOC133726356 isoform X3 produces the protein MVEAIAVCRILDRGMPSRPEKLKVKLKKKQQDRHCHYAKALFNSFNLPKKDDQMKPLTLHHRITTVALLCESSKASFDQYLDDEQRVIKALFPGIEARKLNKTRWELEGFPYEYRPRDFSISAKGTVYPDRKQGTQSRLRTQIDVILSFIVSPLLGWVPQSVMHSLIKSLVKTMMADSTSNARLLEDYEVFKTKNVV, from the exons atggtTGAGGCAATTGCTGTCTGCAGAATTCTTGATAGAGGTATGCCTTCTCGCCCAGAAAAGCTGAAGGTGAAGCTGAAAAAGAAGCAGCAGGACAGGCATTGCCATTATGCAAAGGCGCTATTCAACAGTTTCAACTTGCCGAAAAAGGATGACCAGATGAAACCTTTAACCTTGCACCACAGAATCACTACTGTTGCCCTACTCTGTGAGTCCTCCAAG GCTTCATTTGATCAATATTTGGATGATGAACAAAGGGTTATTAAAGCCCTATTTCCAGGCATAGAGGCAAGAAAACTTAACAAG ACAAGGTGGGAACTTGAGGGCTTCCCCTATGAGTACCGGCCACGTGACTTTAGCATATCTGCTAAAGGAACCGTATATCCTGATAGAAAGCAAGGAACACAAAGCAGGCTTCGAACCCAGATTGACGTAATCTTAAGCTTCATTGTTTCACCTCTGCTTGGTTGGGTTCCACAAAGTGTTATGCATAGCCTCATAAAATCG CTGGTGAAGACTATGATGGCGGATTCGACATCAAATGCCAGATTGCTTGAAGACTATGAAGTATTCAAAACGAAGAATGTGGTTTAG
- the LOC133726356 gene encoding uncharacterized protein LOC133726356 isoform X1, translating to MVEAIAVCRILDRGMPSRPEKLKVKLKKKQQDRHCHYAKALFNSFNLPKKDDQMKPLTLHHRITTVALLCESSKASFDQYLDDEQRVIKALFPGIEARKLNKLSMQKEWRIQMPTMQFLFMSVCLVLYINLRYKSKGKDYPPHVPHHIPMVLELEATRWELEGFPYEYRPRDFSISAKGTVYPDRKQGTQSRLRTQIDVILSFIVSPLLGWVPQSVMHSLIKSLVKTMMADSTSNARLLEDYEVFKTKNVV from the exons atggtTGAGGCAATTGCTGTCTGCAGAATTCTTGATAGAGGTATGCCTTCTCGCCCAGAAAAGCTGAAGGTGAAGCTGAAAAAGAAGCAGCAGGACAGGCATTGCCATTATGCAAAGGCGCTATTCAACAGTTTCAACTTGCCGAAAAAGGATGACCAGATGAAACCTTTAACCTTGCACCACAGAATCACTACTGTTGCCCTACTCTGTGAGTCCTCCAAG GCTTCATTTGATCAATATTTGGATGATGAACAAAGGGTTATTAAAGCCCTATTTCCAGGCATAGAGGCAAGAAAACTTAACAAG TTAAGTATGCAGAAAGAGTGGAGGATTCAAATGCCAACCATGCAATTCTTGTTCATGTCTGTCTGCCTTGTATTATACATCAATTTAAGATACAAGTCCAAAGGGAAAGACTACCCTCCTCATGTTCCTCATCACATCCCCATGGTCCTTGAGCTTGAAGCT ACAAGGTGGGAACTTGAGGGCTTCCCCTATGAGTACCGGCCACGTGACTTTAGCATATCTGCTAAAGGAACCGTATATCCTGATAGAAAGCAAGGAACACAAAGCAGGCTTCGAACCCAGATTGACGTAATCTTAAGCTTCATTGTTTCACCTCTGCTTGGTTGGGTTCCACAAAGTGTTATGCATAGCCTCATAAAATCG CTGGTGAAGACTATGATGGCGGATTCGACATCAAATGCCAGATTGCTTGAAGACTATGAAGTATTCAAAACGAAGAATGTGGTTTAG
- the LOC133726356 gene encoding uncharacterized protein LOC133726356 isoform X2 — protein sequence MVEAIAVCRILDRGMPSRPEKLKVKLKKKQQDRHCHYAKALFNSFNLPKKDDQMKPLTLHHRITTVALLCESSKASFDQYLDDEQRVIKALFPGIEARKLNKKEWRIQMPTMQFLFMSVCLVLYINLRYKSKGKDYPPHVPHHIPMVLELEATRWELEGFPYEYRPRDFSISAKGTVYPDRKQGTQSRLRTQIDVILSFIVSPLLGWVPQSVMHSLIKSLVKTMMADSTSNARLLEDYEVFKTKNVV from the exons atggtTGAGGCAATTGCTGTCTGCAGAATTCTTGATAGAGGTATGCCTTCTCGCCCAGAAAAGCTGAAGGTGAAGCTGAAAAAGAAGCAGCAGGACAGGCATTGCCATTATGCAAAGGCGCTATTCAACAGTTTCAACTTGCCGAAAAAGGATGACCAGATGAAACCTTTAACCTTGCACCACAGAATCACTACTGTTGCCCTACTCTGTGAGTCCTCCAAG GCTTCATTTGATCAATATTTGGATGATGAACAAAGGGTTATTAAAGCCCTATTTCCAGGCATAGAGGCAAGAAAACTTAACAAG AAAGAGTGGAGGATTCAAATGCCAACCATGCAATTCTTGTTCATGTCTGTCTGCCTTGTATTATACATCAATTTAAGATACAAGTCCAAAGGGAAAGACTACCCTCCTCATGTTCCTCATCACATCCCCATGGTCCTTGAGCTTGAAGCT ACAAGGTGGGAACTTGAGGGCTTCCCCTATGAGTACCGGCCACGTGACTTTAGCATATCTGCTAAAGGAACCGTATATCCTGATAGAAAGCAAGGAACACAAAGCAGGCTTCGAACCCAGATTGACGTAATCTTAAGCTTCATTGTTTCACCTCTGCTTGGTTGGGTTCCACAAAGTGTTATGCATAGCCTCATAAAATCG CTGGTGAAGACTATGATGGCGGATTCGACATCAAATGCCAGATTGCTTGAAGACTATGAAGTATTCAAAACGAAGAATGTGGTTTAG
- the LOC133745915 gene encoding proteasome subunit beta type-6-like, with amino-acid sequence PHQLPLLPSPCQTQIRFLLLEGFELILLPPKPFSTLHSSPSKAFCPSSLKDKVYRIFCREKRKLAGRKGVYVENQCSDKITQLTDNVYVCRSGSAADSQVVSDYVRHFLHQHTVQLWQPATVKVVANLIKLLSYGNKNMLQTGLIVGGWDKYEGGKIYGVPLGGTVIKVPFAIGGSGSSYLYGFFDQAWREGMTKDEAEGETLKVLKALEAVVSHLRKFLVDHSVLPLFEKTYTAPVSQERQPDPWADKSLLHTATQP; translated from the exons CCTCATCAACTCCCGCTGCTGCCCTCCCCCTGCCAAACCCAAATTCGATTTCTTCTGCTTGAGGGATTCGAGTTGATTTTGCTTCCTCCAAAACCCTTTTCAACTCTTCACAGTTCGCCCTCCAAAGCGTTTTGTCCGAGCTCGTTGAAGGACAAGGTTTATAGGATCTTCTGCAGGGAAAAGCGTAAGCTCGCCGGTAGAAAGG GTGTCTATGTTGAGAATCAGTGCTCGGATAAAATCACTCAGCTCACGGATAATGTCTACGTTTGTCGCTCTGGATCG GCTGCAGATTCTCAGGTTGTTTCCGACTATGTGAGGCACTTTCTTCATCAGCACAC CGTTCAGCTATGGCAGCCTGCTACTGTCAAAGTTGTTGCTAATCTCATCAAGCTACTGTCATATGGCAACAAG AATATGTTGCAAACTGGGTTGATTGTTGGAGGCTGGGACAAGTATGAAGGGGGAAAGATTTATGGAGTTCCGCTTGGCGGCACAGTCATAAAGGTGCCATTTGCCATTGGAG GTTCTGGCTCCAGTTACTTGTATGGATTCTTTGATCAAGCATGGAGAGAAGGAATGACCAAGGACGAAGCGGAG GGAGAAACCTTAAAGGTGCTCAAAGCTCTAGAAGCAGTCGTGTCTCACCTGAGGAAGTTTTTGGTTGATCATAGTGTTCTTCCTCTTTTTGAGAAAACT TACACTGCTCCAGTTTCTCAAGAACGCCAACCAGATCCCTGGGCTGACAAGTCGTTGCTTCATACTGCAACTCAGCCGTGA